The following are encoded in a window of Pecten maximus chromosome 17, xPecMax1.1, whole genome shotgun sequence genomic DNA:
- the LOC117315455 gene encoding serine protease inhibitor dipetalogastin-like isoform X2, with translation MLLTSVLVVSVLILRTPEVESGNVDVTTYEQQCARVFSVNYEIVHDGNCKPCVCPTDHKVVCGTDGNTHGNVCVARCRGVQVDCEGKCPCKKQCKCGKKIRPVCGKDGFTYDHKCLAKCAGTSVACQGTCPCVGMCVCPRNYKPICGKDGKVYGNGCLAKCAGTQKQCKGTCPCKPKCKCTKEINTVCGEDGKEYGNSCLAECAGVPVSCEGKCPCSCTSVCPELYAPVCGEDEKTYSNECTANCQNVLVQCKGECPCSPQCTCPAVFEPVCGIDGNTYNNECQAKCRQVDVLCKGNCPCIACSCLPDEQAVCDTDGATHSNACEANCKQIPIACEGKCPCPVPEECTCAEVYDPVCGTDGITYSNKCEADCKRMKIACNGKCEDCLVL, from the exons TAACTACGAGATCGTTCATGATGGCAACTGTAAGCCGTGTGTTTGTCCTACCGATCACAAAGTCGTGTGTGGAACCGACGGAAATACCCACGGGAATGTTTGTGTTGCTCGATGTCG AGGTGTTCAGGTTGACTGCGAAGGGAAATGTCCATGTAAAAAGCAGTGTAAATGTGGCAAAAAGATCCGCCCTGTGTGTGGAAAAGATGGATTTACATACGATCATAAGTGTCTAGCAAAATGCGC GGGAACGTCGGTAGCTTGTCAAGGAACCTGCCCTTGTGTTGGGATGTGTGTTTGTCCAAGAAACTACAAGCCAATCTGTGGGAAGGACGGCAAAGTTTACGGGAACGGATGCTTAGCGAAATGCGC AGGGACACAGAAGCAATGTAAGGGGACATGCCCCTGTAAGCCGAAGTGCAAATGTACCAAGGAAATCAACACTGTCTGTGGCGAGGACGGTAAAGAGTATGGCAACAGCTGTTTAGCAGAGTGCGC AGGTGTGCCGGTCTCGTGCGAAGGTAAATGTCCATGTTCGTGTACAAGTGTATGTCCAGAATTATACGCCCCAGTTTGTGGAGAGGACGAAAAGACCTACTCAAACGAGTGTACCGCCAACTGTCA GAACGTGTTGGTTCAATGTAAAGGAGAGTGTCCATGCAGTCCACAATGCACCTGTCCAGCTGTCTTTGAGCCCGTATGTGGCATTGACGGCAATACGTACAACAATGAATGTCAGGCTAAGTGCAG ACAGGTAGATGTATTATGCAAGGGGAACTGTCCGTGTATTGCCTGTAGTTGTCTACCTGATGAACAGGCCGTATGTGACACCGACGGAGCCACACACAGCAATGCGTGTGAAGCCAACTGCAA GCAAATACCGATAGCCTGTGAAGGAAAATGTCCGTGTCCTGTACCAGAAGAATGCACTTGTGCTGAAGTGTATGACCCCGTATGTGGTACTGACGGCATCACATATAGTAACAAGTGCGAAGCAGACTGCAA ACGTATGAAGATCGCTTGTAATGGAAAATGCGAAGACTGCTTAGTTTTGTAA
- the LOC117315455 gene encoding serine protease inhibitor dipetalogastin-like isoform X1, which yields MLLTSVLVVSVLILRTPEVESGNVDVTTYEQQCARVFSVNYEIVHDGNCKPCVCPTDHKVVCGTDGNTHGNVCVARCRGVQVDCEGKCPCKKQCKCGKKIRPVCGKDGFTYDHKCLAKCAGTSVACQGTCPCVGMCVCPRNYKPICGKDGKVYGNGCLAKCAGTQKQCKGTCPCKPKCKCTKEINTVCGEDGKEYGNSCLAECAGVPVSCEGKCPCSCTSVCPELYAPVCGEDEKTYSNECTANCQNVLVQCKGECPCSPQCTCPAVFEPVCGIDGNTYNNECQAKCRQVDVLCKGNCPCIACSCLPDEQAVCDTDGATHSNACEANCKGVTIACNGTCPCGECDCPSDSVDLVCGEDGVTYAGQCEANCKQIPIACEGKCPCPVPEECTCAEVYDPVCGTDGITYSNKCEADCKRMKIACNGKCEDCLVL from the exons TAACTACGAGATCGTTCATGATGGCAACTGTAAGCCGTGTGTTTGTCCTACCGATCACAAAGTCGTGTGTGGAACCGACGGAAATACCCACGGGAATGTTTGTGTTGCTCGATGTCG AGGTGTTCAGGTTGACTGCGAAGGGAAATGTCCATGTAAAAAGCAGTGTAAATGTGGCAAAAAGATCCGCCCTGTGTGTGGAAAAGATGGATTTACATACGATCATAAGTGTCTAGCAAAATGCGC GGGAACGTCGGTAGCTTGTCAAGGAACCTGCCCTTGTGTTGGGATGTGTGTTTGTCCAAGAAACTACAAGCCAATCTGTGGGAAGGACGGCAAAGTTTACGGGAACGGATGCTTAGCGAAATGCGC AGGGACACAGAAGCAATGTAAGGGGACATGCCCCTGTAAGCCGAAGTGCAAATGTACCAAGGAAATCAACACTGTCTGTGGCGAGGACGGTAAAGAGTATGGCAACAGCTGTTTAGCAGAGTGCGC AGGTGTGCCGGTCTCGTGCGAAGGTAAATGTCCATGTTCGTGTACAAGTGTATGTCCAGAATTATACGCCCCAGTTTGTGGAGAGGACGAAAAGACCTACTCAAACGAGTGTACCGCCAACTGTCA GAACGTGTTGGTTCAATGTAAAGGAGAGTGTCCATGCAGTCCACAATGCACCTGTCCAGCTGTCTTTGAGCCCGTATGTGGCATTGACGGCAATACGTACAACAATGAATGTCAGGCTAAGTGCAG ACAGGTAGATGTATTATGCAAGGGGAACTGTCCGTGTATTGCCTGTAGTTGTCTACCTGATGAACAGGCCGTATGTGACACCGACGGAGCCACACACAGCAATGCGTGTGAAGCCAACTGCAA AGGGGTTACGATTGCCTGTAACGGGACCTGTCCATGTGGTGAGTGTGACTGTCCTTCCGATAGTGTCGACCTCGTGTGTGGAGAAGATGGAGTCACATACGCCGGCCAATGTGAGGCAAACTGCAA GCAAATACCGATAGCCTGTGAAGGAAAATGTCCGTGTCCTGTACCAGAAGAATGCACTTGTGCTGAAGTGTATGACCCCGTATGTGGTACTGACGGCATCACATATAGTAACAAGTGCGAAGCAGACTGCAA ACGTATGAAGATCGCTTGTAATGGAAAATGCGAAGACTGCTTAGTTTTGTAA